In one bacterium genomic region, the following are encoded:
- the gyrB gene encoding DNA topoisomerase (ATP-hydrolyzing) subunit B produces the protein MNKKLKEPVYDASQIQVLKGLEAVRMRPAMYIGDVSVRGLHHLVNEVVDNSIDEALAGYCTEIDVSINKDGSVSVEDNGRGIPVDLHPEEKKSALEVVMTVLHAGGKFDKKAYKVSGGLHGVGVSVVNALSEWMVVEVARGGKVYRQRYERGFPTTPVKIVGQRKTTGTKTTFLPDGTIFKKRKFSFEIIVERLRELAFLNKDIKISITDKNTNKSEKFKYKGGLTAFVEYLDQNRTSISKKIIYISAERDGIPVEAALAYNDSYNDNIYSYVNNIHTIEGGTHEVGFKAALTRTLNNFAVKNKLIKNNDATLSGDDVREGLTAIISIKIKDPQFEGQTKTKLGNSEVKGTVEAIINENLSRFLDANTIVGKRIIEKCIVAARSREAARKARELTRRKSALENESLPGKLADCSWTEAEKTEIFIVEGNSAGGSAKQGRDRRFQAILPLRGKILNVEKARLDKILSNEEIRTIVAAMGTGIGREEFNLDKLRYHRIIIMTDADVDGAHIRTLLLTFFFRHMKSVIENGHLYIANPPLFRVQRGGDELYVYDHEELEAAIKRMSKDGGKNIVTQRYKGLGEMNPEQLWKTTMDPQSRTLQQVTIEEAFEADHIFSMLMGDEVENRRKFIEENAKYVRNLDI, from the coding sequence ATGAATAAAAAGTTGAAAGAGCCGGTTTACGACGCCAGTCAAATACAGGTTCTCAAGGGATTGGAAGCCGTACGCATGCGGCCGGCGATGTACATCGGCGATGTCTCGGTGCGCGGATTGCATCATCTGGTCAATGAAGTGGTTGATAACAGCATCGATGAAGCGTTGGCCGGCTATTGTACTGAGATCGATGTGTCCATCAACAAAGACGGTTCGGTATCTGTGGAAGATAACGGCCGCGGCATTCCGGTTGATCTTCATCCGGAGGAGAAGAAATCCGCCCTCGAGGTGGTGATGACCGTATTGCACGCCGGTGGAAAATTTGATAAAAAAGCCTACAAGGTCTCCGGCGGATTGCATGGGGTGGGCGTCTCCGTGGTGAACGCGCTGTCCGAATGGATGGTGGTGGAGGTGGCGCGCGGCGGCAAAGTGTACCGACAGCGCTACGAAAGAGGATTTCCGACTACGCCGGTTAAAATCGTCGGACAACGTAAAACGACCGGGACGAAAACCACCTTTTTACCGGACGGCACGATTTTCAAAAAACGCAAATTCAGTTTTGAGATTATCGTCGAGCGTCTGCGCGAGTTGGCATTTCTCAACAAGGACATTAAAATCTCCATCACCGACAAGAACACCAACAAGTCGGAAAAATTCAAATACAAAGGCGGTCTGACCGCGTTTGTGGAGTATCTGGATCAAAATCGCACCTCCATCAGCAAAAAGATCATCTACATCTCAGCCGAGCGGGATGGCATTCCTGTGGAAGCGGCGTTGGCGTACAACGACTCGTACAACGACAACATCTATTCCTACGTCAATAACATTCATACCATCGAAGGCGGCACCCATGAAGTGGGCTTTAAGGCGGCCCTGACCCGCACGCTCAATAATTTTGCAGTTAAAAACAAATTGATCAAGAACAACGACGCCACCTTGAGCGGCGACGATGTTCGTGAGGGACTGACCGCTATCATCAGCATCAAGATCAAAGATCCGCAGTTTGAGGGTCAGACCAAGACCAAACTCGGCAACAGCGAGGTGAAGGGAACGGTCGAAGCGATCATCAACGAAAACCTCTCGCGCTTTCTGGACGCCAATACGATTGTTGGAAAGCGCATTATTGAGAAATGCATTGTGGCGGCCCGCTCCCGCGAAGCGGCGCGCAAAGCCCGCGAGTTGACGCGGAGAAAGTCGGCGTTGGAAAATGAAAGCCTGCCCGGCAAGCTGGCGGATTGCTCCTGGACCGAGGCGGAGAAAACCGAGATATTCATCGTCGAGGGCAATTCGGCCGGCGGCAGCGCCAAACAGGGCCGCGATCGCCGGTTTCAGGCCATTTTACCCTTGCGCGGCAAGATCCTCAATGTTGAAAAAGCCCGACTGGACAAGATTTTATCCAACGAAGAAATTCGTACGATTGTGGCGGCCATGGGGACCGGCATCGGCCGGGAGGAATTCAATCTGGATAAATTGCGCTACCACCGCATCATCATTATGACCGATGCTGATGTCGACGGCGCGCACATCCGTACCCTTCTGTTGACTTTTTTCTTTCGTCATATGAAAAGCGTGATCGAAAACGGTCATCTGTACATCGCCAATCCGCCGCTGTTTCGCGTTCAACGGGGCGGCGATGAACTCTATGTCTATGACCACGAGGAGTTGGAGGCGGCGATCAAACGGATGAGCAAGGACGGCGGCAAAAACATTGTTACCCAGCGCTACAAGGGTTTGGGTGAAATGAATCCCGAACAGCTCTGGAAAACCACCATGGATCCACAGAGCCGGACGTTGCAGCAGGTGACCATCGAGGAGGCGTTTGAAGCGGATCATATTTTTTCCATGCTCATGGGCGATGAGGTTGAAAACAGACGTAAATTTATCGAGGAGAATGCCAAGTACGTCCGGAATTTGGATATCTGA
- the gyrA gene encoding DNA gyrase subunit A produces MLELKEKIVPVLIEEEMRNAYIDYSMSVIVSRALPDVRDGLKPVHRRVLYAMMDLGLRYPAAYKKSARIVGEVLGKYHPHGDSAVYETMVRMVQNFSLRYPLVDGQGNFGSIDGDDAAAMRYTEARLARISDEILRDLDKETVPFVPNFDETLKEPSVLPTLLPALLVNGAAGIAVGMATNMPPHNLGEVVDALVALIDHPELKPLDFKKYIKGPDFPTGALIVGDEEIDNYFKTGRGKLTVRARVHTEDVSGGRQRIVVNEIPYQVNKTALIERVAELVRDKKIEGIYDIRDESDREGMRIVFELRKETDAESTLKELFKHSQLQTTFGVIMLALVDGQPQVLTMKQLLSEFIKFRHEVVLRRTRFELDQAEKRAHILEGLKIALDHIDEIVQLIKKSRDVANARTGLMKKFRLSEIQANAILEMRLQRLTGLERKKIEEEYLALIKLIQKLKSLLNSKALRLQLVKQELLELKEKYGDGRRTQILAQGGGDTLKEMVSEETFIIAMTANGHIMRFPISEYEALKDKIKNELGKDCIRTVFRSVSSHYVLVIGRSGHAFVLRTSYIPLSNSIESFTPLSRLVQLSREESFIECIEVAKFVEDQYVLLATANGLVKRIALSEFVKVKPTGTPVINLKEEDQVVAAQLTGGHQEILMATALGKCIRFSEEEVRDMGLSAGGIRGIDLEKKDTVVSMIALSPGKAKTSLCTLTHLGYGKRSDLSEYSTYHRGGKGVVNYKISPKVGRVIGIVEVRENDVIVWLSKKGKQKRLKAKEIKGMGRATQGAAVAALKQGDEIAELFVLMQENDRK; encoded by the coding sequence ATGCTGGAATTGAAAGAAAAGATCGTACCGGTTTTAATTGAAGAGGAGATGCGCAACGCCTACATCGATTATTCGATGTCGGTCATTGTGTCCCGGGCACTCCCTGATGTCCGTGATGGTTTAAAACCGGTGCATCGGCGTGTGTTGTATGCGATGATGGATTTAGGGCTGCGCTATCCCGCGGCTTATAAGAAGAGCGCCCGCATCGTCGGGGAAGTGCTGGGCAAGTATCACCCGCACGGCGATTCGGCGGTGTATGAGACCATGGTACGCATGGTGCAGAATTTCAGTCTGCGCTATCCCCTGGTGGATGGACAGGGCAACTTTGGCTCCATCGACGGCGATGACGCCGCCGCCATGCGCTACACGGAAGCGCGGCTGGCGCGCATTTCAGACGAGATCTTGCGCGATCTCGATAAAGAGACGGTTCCGTTTGTCCCCAATTTCGACGAAACGCTGAAAGAACCCTCGGTGCTGCCGACGCTGCTGCCGGCGCTGCTGGTGAACGGCGCGGCGGGCATTGCGGTCGGCATGGCCACCAACATGCCGCCGCATAATTTGGGAGAGGTGGTGGATGCGCTGGTGGCTCTGATCGATCATCCGGAACTGAAGCCGCTCGATTTTAAAAAGTACATCAAAGGGCCGGATTTTCCGACCGGCGCGCTCATCGTGGGCGATGAAGAGATCGACAATTATTTCAAGACCGGACGCGGCAAGTTGACGGTGCGCGCCCGTGTGCATACCGAAGACGTCAGCGGCGGCCGACAGCGCATCGTGGTGAATGAGATTCCTTATCAGGTCAACAAGACCGCCCTCATTGAACGCGTGGCTGAACTGGTGCGTGATAAAAAGATCGAAGGCATCTATGACATCCGCGACGAGTCGGATCGTGAGGGCATGCGGATCGTTTTTGAATTGCGCAAAGAGACTGACGCCGAATCCACGCTCAAAGAACTGTTCAAGCACTCTCAGCTGCAGACCACGTTCGGCGTCATTATGTTGGCGCTGGTCGACGGCCAGCCGCAGGTGCTCACCATGAAGCAGCTGCTTTCGGAGTTCATCAAGTTCCGTCATGAGGTCGTTCTCCGGCGTACGCGCTTTGAATTGGATCAAGCGGAAAAGCGAGCCCATATCCTCGAGGGGCTGAAAATCGCGCTGGATCATATCGATGAGATCGTCCAATTGATTAAAAAGTCACGGGATGTAGCCAACGCCCGAACCGGGCTGATGAAAAAATTCCGCCTTTCCGAGATTCAGGCCAACGCCATCCTGGAAATGCGCCTGCAGCGGCTGACCGGCCTGGAACGGAAAAAAATCGAAGAAGAATATCTTGCATTGATCAAGCTGATCCAAAAACTGAAATCTTTGCTGAACAGCAAAGCGTTGCGGCTGCAGCTGGTTAAGCAGGAACTGTTGGAGCTCAAAGAAAAATACGGCGACGGCCGGCGCACGCAAATTCTGGCCCAGGGCGGCGGCGACACGCTGAAAGAGATGGTGTCCGAGGAGACCTTTATCATCGCCATGACCGCCAACGGACACATCATGCGCTTCCCGATCTCCGAATACGAAGCGCTGAAAGACAAAATAAAAAACGAGTTGGGCAAAGACTGCATTCGGACGGTGTTCCGTTCGGTCAGCAGCCATTATGTCTTGGTTATAGGCCGCAGCGGTCACGCATTCGTTCTGCGAACCAGCTATATCCCGCTATCCAATTCGATTGAATCGTTTACGCCGTTGAGCCGCCTCGTGCAGTTGTCCCGGGAGGAATCCTTCATCGAGTGCATCGAAGTGGCCAAGTTTGTTGAAGATCAATATGTTTTGTTGGCCACCGCGAACGGTCTGGTGAAGCGGATCGCCCTGTCCGAGTTCGTCAAAGTCAAGCCCACCGGAACACCGGTGATCAATTTGAAGGAGGAGGATCAGGTGGTGGCGGCGCAATTGACCGGCGGCCATCAAGAGATCCTCATGGCCACGGCCCTGGGCAAGTGCATCCGCTTCAGCGAAGAGGAGGTCCGCGACATGGGCTTGTCGGCGGGCGGCATTCGCGGCATCGATCTGGAGAAAAAAGACACCGTGGTCTCGATGATCGCGCTCTCGCCCGGCAAGGCCAAGACCAGTCTGTGCACCCTGACCCATCTGGGCTATGGAAAACGCAGCGATCTGAGCGAATACAGCACTTATCATCGCGGCGGCAAAGGGGTGGTGAATTACAAGATCTCCCCCAAGGTCGGCCGCGTGATCGGCATCGTCGAAGTGAGAGAGAACGATGTGATCGTCTGGCTTTCGAAAAAGGGTAAACAGAAGCGGTTGAAAGCGAAAGAGATAAAAGGGATGGGTCGGGCGACGCAGGGGGCGGCCGTGGCGGCGCTTAAACAGGGGGATGAAATCGCCGAGTTGTTTGTTTTAATGCAAGAAAATGATCGCAAATAA
- a CDS encoding DUF721 domain-containing protein — MADTVKTLAHSLDELIDKLGFQNKLKEQTVIREWSSIVGPQIGRIAKPEKIFDRVLYLRVANMSWRTELTFHKQTILQQIEKRIGKSIVSDLRFY, encoded by the coding sequence ATGGCGGATACGGTTAAAACATTGGCGCATTCCTTGGATGAACTGATCGATAAACTGGGCTTTCAGAATAAGTTGAAAGAGCAGACAGTGATCCGGGAATGGAGCAGCATCGTGGGACCGCAGATCGGCCGTATCGCCAAGCCGGAAAAAATTTTTGACCGGGTGCTCTATCTGAGGGTCGCCAATATGAGTTGGCGCACCGAGTTGACGTTTCACAAGCAGACGATCTTGCAGCAAATTGAAAAACGGATCGGCAAAAGTATCGTGAGTGATTTGAGATTCTATTAA